CGGTTTTATTAAGTAATTCACCACGGGCGCCATGGTCTTGCGTGTTTTTCTCCTGATACTGAATGCCCTTTGCTTCTAGATAGTCCTTGGCTTCATCACAGCCACTTTTGTTCCAAGGTGAAACAAAAAGAGTTACATGATAATCACCCATTAGAACAACCTCCTTTATGCTGTCTATAGTGTGTCCAGAAGATAGGAAAAACTACACTTGTAAATAGGACATTAGTCCTATAGCAAAAAACATTATTTTTAACCATAATTATAATAAAAGTCTAAATTTGGTATGTTATGGCATGTTATGAGTAGAAAGCTCGTAAAAGAGGGGGATTAAGGTTGTCTAAGGGATTAATGGACAAAATTTTAAGTTTCATCGGTTTTCCGGAAGAGGAAGAGGAAAGTGTAAAGGCGCCTGAAGTATCTTCCCCGAAGGAAATTAAAAATTTCAGTAAAAGTATACAACGCCCTGAGCTAGCTGCAGTACCGGCAGCCAGGCAATCGCAAATCGTCTCCACACAACCAAGGAAATTTAACGATGTTCAGGAAATAGCAGATCAACTTAAGAGTGGACATCCTGTTATCGTCAATTTATCCCAGGTACAACCTGAAGAGGCCCAGAGAATTTTAGATTATGCCAGTGGAGTTTCCTTTGCTTTAAACGGCTCTGCCAAGAAAGTGAATGGGGAGATTTTTCTATTTGTACCAAGTGGTGTTGACATCATTGGTGCCGGAGATTTAAGAACCTTTACTAAGGTAGCTGAGCCAGCAGACGAAAAGATTCGGTGGTTTAAATCTGAAACTGCTTAGTTTATTGTCTGAAAGGTATAGAATAAAGGTCGGAGGGTTAGCCCCACCGACCTTTATCATTTTCTTTAGCTGGCCACAAATTCTTTGGGTCAAAGTTGTGCATTGATGTTAAGAATTTTTGACGGATATCAGGATATTGTTGGGCGAGGTTAGCGATAAGATTTTTCACTTCCTCGCGCTTGGTATGTTTATTGGCCGGGCACGGATTGTGAATCACAGGGATGTTCTCTAAGGGTAAGAGTTCCAGAACCTGAGCCTCTGTGATGTAGACAAAGGGTCTAATAAGAGTAAGGTTGGTGCGGTCCAGGTAGGTTTTGGGGGAAAAGGTTTTTAAAATACCGTTAAATAACAAACTCATAAAGAAGGTCTCGACCACATCGTCCAAATGATGAGCCAGGGCAACTTTGTTAAAGCCCAGTTCCAGTACAGTGCTATGCAAGGCCCCTCGCCTTAAATTGGCACACAGGGAACAGGGGTTTGATTCCTTTCTGATATCAAAAAGGATGGTGCCAATATCCGTTGATTTAACGGTAAGGGGAATTTCCAGGCGTTGGCAAAAGTCCCTAAGAGGTGTCAAGTCTGCCCCCAGGCCCATATCTAAATGAACTGCGTGCAGTTCAAAAGGGATTTTTTTTAGGTATCTGTGACGGTATAGATTCATTAAGTACAAAAGAGAATTACTGTCCTTACCTCCGGAAACTCCCACAACCACCTTATCCCCTGGTTCAATCAGTTGAAAGTGGCTAATGGCTCTGGTTACTTGTGTTAGCATGGTCTTTTTAAGAAATTTACTCATGTCATAGCTCCCCGCTGTCGATACTTGTCTATCTTACATTATTTATAATTTGCACTAATTGTCCAGTGTAAATTTTTACTTCTTGCATAGTATAGTTTACTATGGGCTACATTAAAAACAAGGGGGGGTAGAAACATGGCTAAATTCATGAGTGATGCCCTAAAGTACGAGCTAGCCCGAGAGATGGGTGTTGCAGAGCGTATCCAAGGTAATGATTATGGTAACCTGACCTCGCGTGAGTGCGGTAACTTTGTCAAACTTGCGATACAGAGGGCCGAACGAAGCATGTTATAAACTTCCCCGAAGGGGGTGTCGCAAAACTACGAAAGTGCGACACCCATTATTATTGGTAAGCGAATTGAAGTTTAATTGATACTCCTGACTTTCCCTTTTGTTACCGTTAGAGGAAATCTTAACATAACACGGAACTAATAGGTTTTCTCTGCCAGGGAAACCGCACTGACCTTCTCGGTTAATAGGCTAACTGTAATTAAAGTAACAGCTGACAGAGGAAGGCTGATAACAATGGGGTCAATATAGACCCAGGGTATGCCCACCAGGGTGGATTTACCAAAAAGTATGTTACTTAGACCAAGGGCAGTGGCTTCCTTAGCGTGTACAAAGGTCATTAACAGCAGGCTGGAGGAGAGACCCATAACCATGCTGGCTATCACGCCGGATTTGGTGGCGCGGGGCCAGAATAAAGCAGCAGTGTAGGCCGGTAAAAAAGTAGCGGCACAGACACCAAAGAAGATAGCCGTAGCAACTGCGATAATGCTGCCAGGTAATTTTAGAGCCAGATAGACGGAAGCAGCCAGCGCCACCAGGATGGATAAACGGTTGGAGGAAAGAGTTGAGTTATTATATAGATCATGACATAGTGAAGTACCAATCACGTGAAACTGACCACTTAAGGTAGACATTGCCGCAGATAATAGGGTCAGCATAAATAGATAACCAAACCAGGTGGGTGTGGCAGAGCTAACAAAAAGCGGGATGATACTATCGATGTTGGGAATACCGGTGGTCATATCAGTTACCGCAGCAATGGAGATCTTTCCCAAGGTTTGCCAGAAGTAAACATTGGTTAAGGCCCCTACGCTAAAGGCAACACCGGTCATAACCAGGATAAACAATCCGCCCACAACCACCGCCCGGTTGATTTCCTGAACACCCTTAACGGTCAGAAACCTGACAACCAGTTGGGGTTGGGCCAATACACCGATGCCAACGCCCATAACCAGGGTAGAAACCACCACCCACCAGTATTCAGAACCCAGGGCAGGCATGGCTGTCCAGCCCAGGTGACCTTTGGCCACCATACTCTCAGGCACTAAATGGGACATATCAGTTAAAGCCTGATGGGCGGTGGTAAAGCCACCAAGTTTACTATAGGTCATGCAGAATAGAATTATCATACCGACAAACATAATGGAAGCCTGGAATGCATCATTATATAGGACACCTTTAATGCCACCACTTATGACATAGGCAGCTGTAATGACAGCAAAGATGATAATGGCCAAATTATAGTCCAGGTGTAAAAGTTGTTCCAGAAAGCGGCCTGCACCGATCATAACGGCAGCAGCGTAGAGGGGCATACCGGCAATAATGACCAAAGCACAAAACTTCTTGATGAATTCAGATTTGTAACGCAGAGCAATAAATTCGGGAAAGGTACTGGCACCTAATTCTTTTCCCACTTGGAGAGTTCTTTTCCCATAAATAACAAAGGCAATAAAGACACCAACAAATATACAGCAAAAGGTTAGCCAGAGCAGGCTCATGCCAAACATAGCAGCAGAGCCACCAAAGCCTATAATGGCAGAAGTACTGATAAAGGTTGAACCGTAGGAAAGGGCCATTAAAACAGGGTGAGTTCTACCACCTGCCAGTAGGTAGTCGCTTTTGGTTCTGGTATGACGGTAGGCCAGCACTGACAGCAGTACTGTTACCCCCAGATATAGCAGCAGACTAATGATTAAGGTGCTGTAATCCATGTTGCACAAACCTCCCAATCATAATTTGTTATGAAACAAGAAACATTCTTTAGAGCTTAGGCACAGTTTTGGTTTCAGCCGTCAATAGCCAAAGCCAAGGTTTGCCGGCTTGAGGGGTTTAGGCCCCGCTGTTCCAGTTTTTTATGCCATAAGCCACACATAAGGCGCTGGAAAGAATACAGAGCAGATAAGCCAGAATGATTTGGGGATCGGTAAAGCCCAACATATACAAGCCTCCTTTCTTAGAAAATAAAAGAAATAAAAAACTCCGCCCCCTAAAAGGGACGGAGAAAATCCGCGGTACCACCCAATTTGGCCACAAAATGACCCACCTCTACAAGGTACGGGACATAATTCTCTATGGTAACTAAAAAAGCATTTCATCCACTATGGGACGAAATGCTAAATTTCGCGGTACCACCCAAATTGCCAAAAAGGCCGCTTATTACCAGTACGGGAACTAAGTCCGATACCTGTTCCCTTTTAACGGCGGGAAATCCCGGCTGCACCTACTATGATTCAGCACAGCAACTCCGGAGAGAACTTCACTTAATCATACCTTGAAGAAGCTTCCAGTCTCGACTTCTTCTCCCTGGAAGGCTGGGGCTAAGCTACTTTTCTCCATCATTGTCGTTTGGTTTTTAATTGATAAATAAGTTAACATAGATAGCTCGTACCAGTCAAGATAATTTTTGTATAATTAGCAGATTTTTTTGAGCCCTAAATGTAGCATTTATTGACAGGCCTTAAAAATGGCAGAAATTAATGTAAAAGTTAAAGAAATGAAGCTGTTTAAAAGACATAAAAACTGCCAAACAAGGATTGTGAAATTAGGAACTTTACTCTAACAATAAAACTGATTACACTTTTTGTATACAGTACACAAGGAGGGGTGCCTGATGATAGGAAGAGAATATGAACAATATCTTCAATCAACGGCAGCAGCCCAACAGAATAAAAATGATCTACGCTTCTGGTTAGTTGTTACCTGTATTGGTTTTGTGCTACCGCTAATTGGTTTTCTTTTTAATGGCTAGTGAACAATAAGATGTTAAGGAGATCGGGCAGAGACCGATCTTTTTATTTTTATATTATGTGATTCCTATCACTTGTTAATAATATTTTACTATAACTTAAAAAACGCAGAATATTTAACTTATGAGATATATTTGAATATTCATCAGTAACAAAACATAATACAAATTTGCTGACAGTCAGACTATAATCTTGCAGGAAACCTATGGAGAATTACGCCAGCGAAATTAGTTACAGCGAAAAAGTACGTGGCAAGTGAACCAAAGCGAAAAGGTACGAGATGGAAAAGTTTTAAAACTGAACTAAGGGAAAGCCTTGTATTTCAAGGGATGTAAAATTTGTCGATAATTCTGAATTAAGCTGATAAAAGTAAAGGCGAGAAAAATAATGAATGAGAGCGAATGGGTGTAAAAAATGGACTAGAACCCAGTTTATAGCAAATAAACGGGCCTAGTCCATTTTTGTGAGAGTTTGTTCCAACTATAGCCTATGATAAACTTAACTAAAGTAAAATCGTAAATTTATAAACAAGGGGGGTGGACCTGTGTACATTATAACCGAAGGAGGTCCGAAGGCGCTAGACCTAAATTTCACAAAAGAAGTTAGTAAGCGCAGTGGTGAGGATATACAAGCCTGTTACCAATGCCAAAAATGTGCCTCCGGATGCCCCATTGCTGAATACGGAGAGATAGATACCAACCAAGTGCTCCGCATGATTCAGTTTGGTTTGAAGGACGAGTTACTAAAAAGTAAAGCTATCTGGGTTTGTGTGGGCTGCGAAACCTGTGGTGCCCGTTGTCCCAATGGCATTCGTATTGCTGCGGTAATGGATGCCCTGAGAGAAATGGCCATTGAGGAAGGAGTAGCCCCGGGGGAAAAGGATATTTATTTGTTCCACCAATGCTTCTTGGACTCTGTTAAGTCCCTTGGCCGCA
This region of Desulforamulus ferrireducens genomic DNA includes:
- a CDS encoding glutaredoxin domain-containing protein: MGDYHVTLFVSPWNKSGCDEAKDYLEAKGIQYQEKNTQDHGARGELLNKTGGLDTPTIDVNGHVVVGFLPEKWDHLLSEEPLELT
- a CDS encoding cell division protein SepF, with protein sequence MSKGLMDKILSFIGFPEEEEESVKAPEVSSPKEIKNFSKSIQRPELAAVPAARQSQIVSTQPRKFNDVQEIADQLKSGHPVIVNLSQVQPEEAQRILDYASGVSFALNGSAKKVNGEIFLFVPSGVDIIGAGDLRTFTKVAEPADEKIRWFKSETA
- a CDS encoding tRNA lysidine(34) synthetase, encoding MSKFLKKTMLTQVTRAISHFQLIEPGDKVVVGVSGGKDSNSLLYLMNLYRHRYLKKIPFELHAVHLDMGLGADLTPLRDFCQRLEIPLTVKSTDIGTILFDIRKESNPCSLCANLRRGALHSTVLELGFNKVALAHHLDDVVETFFMSLLFNGILKTFSPKTYLDRTNLTLIRPFVYITEAQVLELLPLENIPVIHNPCPANKHTKREEVKNLIANLAQQYPDIRQKFLTSMHNFDPKNLWPAKENDKGRWG
- a CDS encoding small, acid-soluble spore protein, alpha/beta type, whose amino-acid sequence is MAKFMSDALKYELAREMGVAERIQGNDYGNLTSRECGNFVKLAIQRAERSML
- a CDS encoding sodium:solute symporter family protein yields the protein MDYSTLIISLLLYLGVTVLLSVLAYRHTRTKSDYLLAGGRTHPVLMALSYGSTFISTSAIIGFGGSAAMFGMSLLWLTFCCIFVGVFIAFVIYGKRTLQVGKELGASTFPEFIALRYKSEFIKKFCALVIIAGMPLYAAAVMIGAGRFLEQLLHLDYNLAIIIFAVITAAYVISGGIKGVLYNDAFQASIMFVGMIILFCMTYSKLGGFTTAHQALTDMSHLVPESMVAKGHLGWTAMPALGSEYWWVVVSTLVMGVGIGVLAQPQLVVRFLTVKGVQEINRAVVVGGLFILVMTGVAFSVGALTNVYFWQTLGKISIAAVTDMTTGIPNIDSIIPLFVSSATPTWFGYLFMLTLLSAAMSTLSGQFHVIGTSLCHDLYNNSTLSSNRLSILVALAASVYLALKLPGSIIAVATAIFFGVCAATFLPAYTAALFWPRATKSGVIASMVMGLSSSLLLMTFVHAKEATALGLSNILFGKSTLVGIPWVYIDPIVISLPLSAVTLITVSLLTEKVSAVSLAEKTY
- a CDS encoding symporter small accessory protein yields the protein MLGFTDPQIILAYLLCILSSALCVAYGIKNWNSGA
- a CDS encoding 4Fe-4S dicluster domain-containing protein — protein: MYIITEGGPKALDLNFTKEVSKRSGEDIQACYQCQKCASGCPIAEYGEIDTNQVLRMIQFGLKDELLKSKAIWVCVGCETCGARCPNGIRIAAVMDALREMAIEEGVAPGEKDIYLFHQCFLDSVKSLGRTHEGSMLMKYKLKSGHLLEDVGVGIKMFLKGKLALFPHSVPSKTEVRRIFDWAKNKKSGN